A window of Mucilaginibacter sp. PAMC 26640 contains these coding sequences:
- a CDS encoding conjugal transfer protein TraG: MVLTGIGYLLILTGGNWLSRQIKGNLNKDIFNRDNETFPQEERLLENEYSINLPAKYKLNGKVRDSYINVINPHRSTAVLGLAGAGKTYFVIRHVIDQHIRKGHSVFLYDFKFSDLTLIAYNALLKYYANYKVKPTFWVIDFDKIYHRCNPLDPQSMEDITDATESSRTIMLGLNREWLKKQGDFFVENPINFLTAIIWYLRKHEKGRYCTLLHVIELMQTDYDRLFAVLEQEEEIKVLINPFISAYHNKAMAQLEGQIASAKIGLARLASPQLYYVLSGNDFTLDINNPDEPTIVCMGNNPQKLQVYGAVLSLYVNRMLKLVNKKGKLKSSLIFDEFPTLTADLIPTISTGRSNLISVTIGIQYFSQLKKDYGADHADVITGIVGNVICGQVSGDTAKKMSENFEKIMQNRESLSINSSDTSVSKSTQLEYAIPASKTAALSSGEFVGIVADNPDCRTDLKMFHAELQNNYEGIKREEALYKPLPGGARVTEEDIQENYKRIKKDVAQLLAKELKKLEANSSVDDDEPKKSDDSDEPQKAFSM, from the coding sequence ATGGTTCTAACCGGTATCGGCTACTTACTTATCCTGACTGGCGGCAACTGGTTGTCGCGACAGATCAAGGGTAATCTCAATAAAGATATTTTTAATAGGGATAACGAAACGTTCCCGCAGGAAGAAAGGCTATTGGAAAATGAATATTCAATCAACCTGCCTGCTAAGTATAAACTCAACGGCAAAGTGAGGGATTCTTATATCAATGTGATCAATCCACACCGCTCAACGGCGGTTTTGGGCCTGGCAGGTGCAGGTAAAACATACTTCGTCATCCGGCATGTGATCGACCAGCACATTCGTAAAGGGCACAGTGTGTTTTTGTATGATTTCAAGTTTAGCGATTTGACTCTGATCGCTTATAATGCATTGTTAAAGTATTATGCTAACTACAAAGTCAAGCCCACTTTTTGGGTGATCGATTTTGATAAGATCTACCATCGTTGCAACCCACTAGACCCGCAAAGTATGGAGGATATTACCGATGCGACGGAATCCAGCCGCACGATCATGTTAGGTTTGAACCGGGAATGGCTGAAAAAGCAGGGTGATTTCTTCGTGGAAAACCCCATTAATTTCCTGACGGCTATTATATGGTATTTAAGAAAGCATGAAAAAGGCCGGTATTGTACCTTACTCCATGTCATCGAATTGATGCAAACCGACTATGACCGGCTTTTCGCGGTGCTGGAACAGGAAGAAGAAATCAAGGTATTGATTAATCCTTTTATATCTGCCTACCACAACAAGGCGATGGCGCAGTTAGAGGGGCAGATCGCTTCGGCCAAGATCGGGCTGGCCCGTTTGGCTTCGCCACAATTATATTATGTGTTATCAGGCAATGATTTCACCTTAGATATCAATAACCCGGATGAGCCTACAATCGTGTGTATGGGCAACAACCCGCAAAAGCTACAGGTGTATGGTGCGGTACTTTCTTTGTATGTAAATCGGATGCTTAAACTCGTCAATAAGAAAGGCAAGTTAAAAAGCAGCCTGATCTTTGATGAATTTCCGACCTTAACGGCCGACTTGATACCCACAATTTCTACAGGCAGATCGAATTTGATCAGTGTGACGATTGGAATACAGTATTTTAGCCAACTCAAAAAGGATTATGGCGCGGATCATGCGGATGTGATTACGGGTATTGTGGGCAATGTGATCTGCGGGCAGGTGAGCGGGGATACGGCTAAAAAGATGAGCGAGAATTTCGAGAAGATCATGCAGAACCGGGAAAGCCTAAGTATCAATAGTTCGGACACTTCGGTTTCCAAATCAACGCAATTAGAATATGCAATACCAGCCTCGAAGACAGCGGCTTTATCTTCCGGTGAATTTGTGGGTATTGTGGCCGATAACCCGGATTGCAGGACCGATTTAAAAATGTTTCATGCGGAGTTGCAAAACAACTATGAGGGTATTAAGCGTGAGGAGGCGCTGTATAAGCCTTTGCCGGGGGGGGCTCGGGTAACGGAAGAAGATATCCAGGAGAATTATAAAAGGATTAAAAAAGACGTTGCGCAATTACTGGCGAAGGAGTTGAAAAAGCTTGAAGCTAACAGCTCCGTTGACGATGATGAACCTAAAAAGTCAGACGATAGCGATGAGCCACAAAAAGCGTTTTCTATGTAA